The sequence GACCTTGTCGAGCCCCGTATGCCGGGCGACGCGCGTCACGCCAAAGTCACCAAGCAAGGGTCGAACGCGGGCGAGCGTTTCCTCAGGGTTGCACGCCCGGTCGGAATAAACACCGTCCCCGTTCGCCCGTCTTTGGATCTCCAGGCTGATCACCCGTCAAAATGGCCCGAGAACACCTCGTCAGCGGACGACACCGCCACCGCGAAGTCGACGCTTTTGATGACGGCGCCGCCCTTAGCGCGAAGACTGTTCGCGGTCGCCAGATCGCCCGTCACCGAATCGAGCGGCCTTACCGTCCCGTTGCCCAAGTCCGCCAGCCACAGGCCGGGTTCGCCGGGAATCCCAATCACAACAACTTTTGCCATATCGCCCCTCATGCCTCTGATCAAAACCCCGCTTTTTTCAGTCCCTCGCGATAGAGGTCCTTCTGCCACTGCTCTTTCATCGGAACGACGGCAAGCCACTTGTCGACATCGAAGCTCGGATTGATCTTCAAAGCCCGCATCCTATGCGCTCGAGCTTTCTTGCGGTTCCCGAGCATCGCCCAGCTCGCCGCAACGATCCTGTCCCCCGGCGTCTTGTCTTTCATCCTTTGCGCAAAGCCGATTGCCTCCTCGTATTGCCCGAGGAAATAGCTGGCACCCGCCGCGCTCCAGAGATAGGCGTCCGGCGCCAGCGGATTGAGCGAAAGCGCCTTGCCGAGCTTCTCGAGGGCCTCGGCCGGGCGGGCGGCGTGAACGAGGGTATCGGCGTGGCTATAGAGCACGTCGGCGTAATGCGGGCTTAGCTGTTCGGCCAGATCCAAGGCAGCGAGGCTTTCGTCCAAATCGCCCTGATAGAGCTTCACCACACCCAATTCGCGGTGTGCGGCAGGAAGCTGTTCGTTGCTTTGCATCGCCCCCCTCGCATGGCGCTCGGCAAGCGACAGAAGATCGTTGTTACCCTGCGCGGTCAAAAGCCATTCGGTCGCATAGGTTCGCGATATTCCGCTCAAGGCCGGCGCGAAATCCGGCTTGAGCCTGATTGCGTCGCGGAAGTCACGACGGGCCCTGCGAACGTCCGGCAAGCCGAGACCGGACAGATGGCGCAACCCGCCGAGATAGGCGTAGTAGGCCTCCGGATGCGCCGCGTAATCCAGGTGCTCCGCCTGCCCCCTCTCGACCTGCTCCGTCACCGCACGCGCGACATGATAGGCGATTTCCTGGCGCTGCTGTATCAGCCCCACAGGCGAGATCGTGAAGCGGTCCGCCCATATGATTTCGTCGGAGGGAAGAAAGATAAGCTGCGTGAAAAGCCCCTGGTCCGAAAGGCGACAATCGAGCGCGTAGGTGACGCCATGTTTCTGAAGGAACGCGGCCTTGTCCGCCGCGTCGCGAATTCGCTCGGCGGTGTAGGGCGCGACAACCGACATCGAACGCAGCGAACAGAGCCCGATCGTGATGTCCTCGATCACCGCGACGCTGACGGTGTGAAGCGTTGGGTCGCCGCCGAGCGCGGCAGGCGGAAGCAATGCGACGCGCGGCAACGGCGGGGCGGCGGGCGAAGCGCCTTCCACCGTCTCCCCGACGAATGCGGTCGGCTGCAGCAACACTCTGGCTGGCGTGCGGCCACCGTTCAGCAGTTGGCCGTGGCCGACGCGTTCCAGGATTTCCAGAACGGCCGTGTCGGCCGGGTCGAGTTCGAGGAGATGCGCGCAGGCTGAGCGCAGCATCGACCTGTCGGCGAAGCGCTCTTCTGCATCGATGAGCGCCTTGCGCAGCATTTCTGTGAAACCCTGCCGCTTCCGCATGATCCAGTCCGTGTACCGGCCAGCCGGCAGGTCCGCCGAAGCCAGAAAAGACTCCCGCCAAAGCGCCAGGGCTTTGCGGAAGGTCTCCTCGGAGCCGCCCAGCGCGTCGAACCCAGACACGTCGCAAGACAATGTCCCCAGCGCCACCTCGCTCTCTATCGAGGCAAGCAGCGGTCCGTCGGCTGTCGCAAGGTGCCGCATGCGCCAGAGGGTGGAACGCAGGTTCTTGAAGGCGACGCTCTTTTCCCGGTCGGGCCAGATCAGCGTCGCGAGCTTCTCGCGAGAGGCCGTTTTCTGTTCCGACACACACAGGTAAGCGAGGATCAGCAGGCCCCGCTCCGGACACGCCGCAACCCCGCCGCTGGAGTCGACCAGCCGCAGTTCCCCGAATGTCTGTAGGTGATAGCCCCCGCCTACCATGGAAGCCTCAGCCGCTCGAAGGGCCTGGAGCCCCGCCCCTGGCGGCCAGTC is a genomic window of Sinorhizobium numidicum containing:
- a CDS encoding adenylate cyclase, whose amino-acid sequence is MVGGGYHLQTFGELRLVDSSGGVAACPERGLLILAYLCVSEQKTASREKLATLIWPDREKSVAFKNLRSTLWRMRHLATADGPLLASIESEVALGTLSCDVSGFDALGGSEETFRKALALWRESFLASADLPAGRYTDWIMRKRQGFTEMLRKALIDAEERFADRSMLRSACAHLLELDPADTAVLEILERVGHGQLLNGGRTPARVLLQPTAFVGETVEGASPAAPPLPRVALLPPAALGGDPTLHTVSVAVIEDITIGLCSLRSMSVVAPYTAERIRDAADKAAFLQKHGVTYALDCRLSDQGLFTQLIFLPSDEIIWADRFTISPVGLIQQRQEIAYHVARAVTEQVERGQAEHLDYAAHPEAYYAYLGGLRHLSGLGLPDVRRARRDFRDAIRLKPDFAPALSGISRTYATEWLLTAQGNNDLLSLAERHARGAMQSNEQLPAAHRELGVVKLYQGDLDESLAALDLAEQLSPHYADVLYSHADTLVHAARPAEALEKLGKALSLNPLAPDAYLWSAAGASYFLGQYEEAIGFAQRMKDKTPGDRIVAASWAMLGNRKKARAHRMRALKINPSFDVDKWLAVVPMKEQWQKDLYREGLKKAGF